Genomic segment of Danio aesculapii chromosome 25, fDanAes4.1, whole genome shotgun sequence:
tgctgagccctATATGTGTGTTAACTGAAGAATAAATAAGGTAttcatattaatgtatttaattattttacatgcGTTATGACTGTCTCAAAAGCCACATAGGTTCATAGGTTTATACTATGCACTACGATCATTAAAAATGCTGTCTATGTAGACAGCTTTCTTAGGTTTGAGACACCATGAAAATTATGTAGCTGTAATGCTATTATATTAATCTTTCAGATGGACGGAGACAGTTCAACCACAGATGCCTCCCAACTTGGCATGACAGGAGAATATATGGCTAGTAGCCATTTTGTTCTACATGCTCAGGATGGTAAGTGAAGTGATATTTAAATGATTCCGAATGATTTATCTGACATtagtttgttaaataaataatttttaaaaatcattattaatattatgttaaatggtattttatttagtcatattcaaacagtaattaatttaatacagttaaagtcagaattattagcaccccttttttttcttttttcccaaatgatgtttaacagagcaagaaaattttcacagtatgcatgataatattttttcttctggagaaagtcttatttgttttatttcggctagaataaaagcagtttttaatttttttaaaaatgatttaaaggtcaaaattattagccccttcaagctatatttttttctacagaacaaaccatcattatacaataacttgcctaattaccctaacctgcctagttaacctaattaacctagttaagcctttaaatgtcactttaagctgtatagaagtgtcttgaaaaatatctagtaaaatattatttactgtcatcatggcaaagataaaataaatcagttattagagatgaattattaaaactattacgtttagaaatgggggcgacgcagtggcgcagtaggtagtgctgtcgcctcacagcaagaaggttgctggttcgagcctcggctgcgtcagttggcgtttctgtgtcgagtttgcatgttctccctgcgcttgcgtgggtttcctctgggtgctccggtttcccccacaatctaaagacatgctgtacaggtgaattgagtaggctaaattgtccgtagtgtatctgtgtgtgaataagtgtgtatgtgtttcccagagatgggttgcggctggaaggccatccgctgcataaaacatgtgctggataagttggcggttcattccgctgtggtgaccccagattaataaagggaccaagccgaacagaaaatgaataaatgaattaatgtttagaaatgcgttaaaaaaaaaaatcttctctccgtttaacaaaaattgggggaaaaataaacagaggggctaataattcaggggggggggtgctaataattttgacttcaactgtatatataaagttgaagtcgtAATTAGTAGCACTTCAGCAATAATAatccacagtatatttttccccaatttctgtttaatgaaaagaagattttttaaacacatttctaaacataataattttaataactaatttctaataactgagttatttttttatctttgccacaaggacagtacataatattactagatactagtattcagcttcgtgacatttaaaggcttgactttttttattaggcaagttaaggtaattatgcaagtgattgtataacagaagtaatgcttttttaaaaataaagaaactgcttttattctagctgaaataaaacaaataaaactttctgctgaagaaaaaatgatataggaaatactgtaaaaatcccttgccctgttaaacataatttggaaaatattcgtaaaagaaaccaaaaaatcacagcagggttaataattctgactataactgtatataaacagtttgtgtaaaaactaaatattttgaatttgatttatttgtaatatatgaAGGTGCGGTACgtttttgattcttctaaagcataaaaataccataatatgtttgcagatatttaagaaacatgccaagtgaacacttgtttatctgaaaaacaatgctgaagtctgattttctgctttgaaagtgtgttttccgtgccggaacgctgtctttgttttggtcattttaacctacccaatgacagtttagccaattatatttcagcaccctgggttgctttggtggaaaaccacgtatttcaataattcatttatttaaaaaggctctcaaagtatgcgtctgtgaccgaaatgcgacctccggcgaacagtagcagactccgatatgagatgcagatttagagttcaacatgaggttattaattagcaaataatgtaaatattacaaatgtcaacattaggtgagcaggttacattgtaacccagtgTCCTAACAACAAGATTCATGACGAGATgagcagtgataagcaatttggctgtttgcaccagacaaaacacgacagaaatgtaaaaacagcctttcagaagcacagaatatgcactcactcacgaaatggtaaggtttataatctaataaatacactataaccctctttaacattatgaaatgtacatgctgaatcactcataagTGTTtagtttcaaacagtttattttattttcaagatctgaggtgaaccatCTGCTGCTACTTTCAGTATATGgctataaatgtcatgtaaaatgacattcaagctcacattgttagcatttaacactgaataaagcacatggtttacctgaggtgatcattgtcagttttctgttgttcactagtgagaaatagaagccgtttcaaatatataaatttgtggtgttggttagaacaaaaactccttttaatatgaaaatattccttaTATCTGGTGCCGTTGCTTTAGAACGTGGTttaaatcatttgctcctttcctcaatctggcaacctgcgcttgcgtttgttttgattcagTAGTGCAATACTCAGTTCAACcgctgggtgtcaaacttacataatgCACCTTTAAACTTCttgttaattatgttaattgttaattgtgttgtttaaatgatCTGTTTACATATTAATtgctttataaattaattattttgtgttttatgtgtagaTGAAGGTGATGATGGGCTCAACGACCATGAGGATGGTAATGAATGCAAAGACAACCTACGGGAACAAGACATCTATCTCCCCATCGCCAACGTTGCCCGAATAATGAAGAATGCAATCCCACAAACTGGAAAAGTATGTAATTTTCAAGgaaatttggtttaaaaaaagttttatacataaatatacagttgaagtcagaattatacttttattattgtaaagggttttttctctaatttctgtttaacgtagagaatttttcaacacatttctaaacataatagttttaataactcatttctaataactgaattattttatctttgccatgatgacagtacataatattttactagatattttttaagacacttctatacagcttaaagtgacatttatatgcttaactaggttaattaggttaactaggcaagttattgtaataaagatagtttgttctgtagactatcgaaagaaagaattagcttaaaggggctaataattttgaccttaaaatagtttttaaaaaattaaaaactacttttattctagttgaaataaaacaaataagactttctccagaagaaaaaatattatcagacatactgtgaaaatgtccttgctctgttaaacatcatttgggaaatatttaaaaaagaaaaaaattcaaaaggggctaataagtctgacttcaactgtataatatattttttaatcgtttaactgataccattaattggTTAAAGcacaccctttcggttaacggtgaATCGattattatgagcatccctagATCTGCTTAATCTTTTCTGTTGTATTGCTAAATGAAAGTAGTAAAACAGATTAACAGTTTACcgcaaaataaaaattaactcaAAAAAAAGTTGTTACAAACCTAAATAAGATTCTTTCTTCAGTTTTACaatcaaaaagatattttaaCGAATGTTGATAAGTAAATAGTTGACAGTACCCGTCAACTTCCATGGTAGGaacaaaatactatggaattcagTGGGTAATATCAACTGCCCAGTTACCAGTAAACACTCTTTACAATATTTTCTTTTCGATTAACCtgaacaatcaaaaaaataattttgctgtttgtttaagctacttctttaaaatagacttaaacaacacaattcttaagatttttgggggacaacttaattgttttatgttcactccacttaaatttaagttaacttgggacaacctgaaggaattatgtgaaaccctgcattttttacagcgaaGGAAGTAAATGACAcacatttggaacaagtgaataaatgatgacttcgtttttgcatgaactatcccttataAGTCGACATGAGGTCAAATTTTGCACATTCATATCATTCAAaagaatgacattttttttctccgTCCCATTAGATAGCTAAGGATGCGAAGGAGTGCGTGCAGGAGTGTGTGAGCGAGTTCATCAGCTTCATCACTTCAGAAGCCAGTGAGAGGTGCCATCAGGAGAAACGCAAGACAATAAATGGCGAAGACATCCTGTTTGCAATGTCCACGCTGGGTTTTGACATGTATGTGGAGCCCCTTAAGCTCTACCTGCAGAAGTTCAGAGAGGTAACTAACATTTTCAGTAGCATCATCACACAACTTTCAGCAAAAATTTCTGTGATCGAAAGAACGAAAAGGAGTACTAAATCACCTAGGGCAACTTGTAGAgccacatgcagttgaagtcaaaattattagccctccattttttttttaaatatttcccaaatgatttttaacagagcaaggaatctttcatagtatttcctataatattatttcctctggagaaagtcttatttgttttatttcagctagaattaaagttttaataataaaaagaaaatcattttaagctcaatattttaaggccccttaagcaatatttgtttttgattgtctacagaacaaaccatcgttatacagtgatttgcctaattaccctaacttgcctaattaacctacttaagtctttaaatgacactttaagcttaattctagtgtcttgaaaaatatctagctgGGCCAGCCCTGTACATGTACATCAAACTGGCCCACAatgattttattgcttattaaatacaatcaatgaaacGGAAAAGTAAAGCTTGAAAGAATTGCTACATTTCCTCTGCTTAATAACTGTCCAAAtgatttgtatgtttttaaaacagcactgtttttgtcaactagcTGCTTCAAAATTAAACCATCGTTAATAAACAGACAAGTGATTCCTACTTTGGAGTGATTCCCAACCGTCTAAGATCCCTAACCTCggccttgctgtgaggcaaaatcTACCAAAAAAAACGTTTTCATTTCTATTTCCAGCTAGAGAcctttgaacattttaactatatAAAAGCACTAGTTTAACCTACTTTAATTGATGCCACCAAGAAAATCTGGGAAATGCATCTGAAAAAAGATTGTGGGAATAAAGATTGGTAAAATGATTTTTCAATTGCACTTCACCTTCTACATTAGTAGGCTATTTTATAAATGGGCTATAAAAATACTACCACTTTTAATAATAACTATTCGAGCCTACAACAATAGTAATTATtctaaaac
This window contains:
- the nfybb gene encoding nuclear transcription factor Y, beta b codes for the protein MDGDSSTTDASQLGMTGEYMASSHFVLHAQDDEGDDGLNDHEDGNECKDNLREQDIYLPIANVARIMKNAIPQTGKIAKDAKECVQECVSEFISFITSEASERCHQEKRKTINGEDILFAMSTLGFDMYVEPLKLYLQKFREAMKGEKGISTVTVTEGMGDELTDESFANPLPAGIITADGQQQNVMVYTTAYQQIPGVQQLQFS